Proteins encoded by one window of Lates calcarifer isolate ASB-BC8 linkage group LG5, TLL_Latcal_v3, whole genome shotgun sequence:
- the znf207b gene encoding BUB3-interacting and GLEBS motif-containing protein ZNF207b isoform X2: protein MGRKKKKQMKPWCWYCNRDFDDEKILIQHQKAKHFKCHICHKKLYTGPGLAIHCMQVHKETIDSVPNAIPGRTDIELEIYGMEGIPEKDMQERRRTLEQKSQESQKKKSNNQDDSDEDDDDDEAGPSAQQIAAVQPQAGYAAPMAQPGMPPVAGAPGMPPGGYQGMPPMMPGVPPMMHGMPPAMHGMPPGMMPMGGMMPPMMPGMPGIPPGMPPHMAPRPGMPHMAPAPAAGAIPSRPAAPAAQPAVTKPLFPSAAQAQQSASGAAASNSHSTAASSDPPKATFPAYTQPSVSSSSSTSSSNPSSSTVAKPPATVTSKPATLTTTSATSKLIHPDEDISLEEMKAQLPRYQRLIPRPGQAHAAAPPVAAVGSIMPPQQGMPPQQPGMRHPMHGQYGAPPQGMPGYMPGGMPPYGQGPPMVPPYQGGPPMGMRPPVMSPAGRY from the exons ATGGGacggaaaaagaagaagcagatgAAGCCATGGTGCTG GTATTGTAATCGAGACTTTGATGATGAAAAGATCCTCATTCAGCATCAGAAGGCTAAGCATTTTAAATGCCACATTTGCCACAAGAAGTTGTATACTGGCCCAGGCCTGGCCATTCACTGCATGCAG GTACACAAAGAGACGATTGACAGTGTACCAAATGCAATTCCTGGAAGAACAGACATTGAGTTGGAAATCTATGGCATGGAGGGGATTCCAGAGAAAGACATGCAGGAAAGGAGACGGACATTAGAACAGAAATCACAAG agagcCAAAAGAAGAAGTCAAACAATCAGGATGATTCTGATGAGGACGATGATGACGATGAGGCAGGACCATCAGCTCAACAGATTGCTGCTGTCCAGCCCCAGGCAGGCTACGCTGCTCCAATGGCTCAGCCTGGGATGCCTCCTGTGGCTGGTGCACCTGGGATGCCTCCAGGAGGATATCAAG GAATGCCTCCTATGATGCCAGGTGTTCCTCCCATGATGCACGGCATGCCTCCTGCCATGCATGGAATGCCACCAGG GATGATGCCAATGGGAGGAATGATGCCTCCCATGATGCCAGGGATGCCTGGTATTCCTCCAG GAATGCCACCTCACATGGCTCCAAGACCAGGGATGCCTCACATGGCACCAGCGCCCGCAGCAGGTGCGATACCCAGTCGACCGGCAGCACCAGCAGCCCAACCTGCAGTCACCAAACCTCTCTTCCCCAGTGCAGCACAG GCCCAGCAGAGCGCTTCAGGAGCTGCAGCTTCAAACTCCCACAGTACAGCCGCTTCCTCCGACCCACCCAAAGCAACATTCCCCGCCTACACCCagccctctgtctcctcttcctcttccacttCTTCTTCTAATCCCTCTAGCAGCACTGTGGCCAAACCCCCAGCCACAGTGACCAGTAAGCCTGCCACCCTCACCACCACGAGTGCAACTAGTAAGTTGATCCACCCTGATGAGGATATCTCACTG gaggagatgaaggcTCAGTTGCCCCGTTACCAGCGTTTAATACCCAGGCCGGGTCAGGCCCATGCGGCTGCTCCCCCAGTGGCAGCTGTGGGCAGCATAATGCCCCCGCAGCAAGGCATGCCACCGCAGCAGCCTGGCATGAGGCATCCCATGCATG gTCAGTATGGTGCTCCTCCTCAGGGCATGCCAGGCTACATGCCAGGAGGGATGCCTCCATATGGGCAGGGTCCTCCTATGGTGCCCCCTTATCAGGGAGGCCCTCCCATGGGCATGAGGCCGCCTGTCATGTCTCCGGCTGGACGCTACTGA
- the znf207b gene encoding BUB3-interacting and GLEBS motif-containing protein ZNF207b isoform X1, which translates to MGRKKKKQMKPWCWYCNRDFDDEKILIQHQKAKHFKCHICHKKLYTGPGLAIHCMQVHKETIDSVPNAIPGRTDIELEIYGMEGIPEKDMQERRRTLEQKSQESQKKKSNNQDDSDEDDDDDEAGPSAQQIAAVQPQAGYAAPMAQPGMPPVAGAPGMPPGGYQGMPPMMPGVPPMMHGMPPAMHGMPPGMMPMGGMMPPMMPGMPGIPPGMPPHMAPRPGMPHMAPAPAAGAIPSRPAAPAAQPAVTKPLFPSAAQMGSGVHSSTAAVSSAPADLQSASSQPPFPNTPQAQQSASGAAASNSHSTAASSDPPKATFPAYTQPSVSSSSSTSSSNPSSSTVAKPPATVTSKPATLTTTSATSKLIHPDEDISLEEMKAQLPRYQRLIPRPGQAHAAAPPVAAVGSIMPPQQGMPPQQPGMRHPMHGQYGAPPQGMPGYMPGGMPPYGQGPPMVPPYQGGPPMGMRPPVMSPAGRY; encoded by the exons ATGGGacggaaaaagaagaagcagatgAAGCCATGGTGCTG GTATTGTAATCGAGACTTTGATGATGAAAAGATCCTCATTCAGCATCAGAAGGCTAAGCATTTTAAATGCCACATTTGCCACAAGAAGTTGTATACTGGCCCAGGCCTGGCCATTCACTGCATGCAG GTACACAAAGAGACGATTGACAGTGTACCAAATGCAATTCCTGGAAGAACAGACATTGAGTTGGAAATCTATGGCATGGAGGGGATTCCAGAGAAAGACATGCAGGAAAGGAGACGGACATTAGAACAGAAATCACAAG agagcCAAAAGAAGAAGTCAAACAATCAGGATGATTCTGATGAGGACGATGATGACGATGAGGCAGGACCATCAGCTCAACAGATTGCTGCTGTCCAGCCCCAGGCAGGCTACGCTGCTCCAATGGCTCAGCCTGGGATGCCTCCTGTGGCTGGTGCACCTGGGATGCCTCCAGGAGGATATCAAG GAATGCCTCCTATGATGCCAGGTGTTCCTCCCATGATGCACGGCATGCCTCCTGCCATGCATGGAATGCCACCAGG GATGATGCCAATGGGAGGAATGATGCCTCCCATGATGCCAGGGATGCCTGGTATTCCTCCAG GAATGCCACCTCACATGGCTCCAAGACCAGGGATGCCTCACATGGCACCAGCGCCCGCAGCAGGTGCGATACCCAGTCGACCGGCAGCACCAGCAGCCCAACCTGCAGTCACCAAACCTCTCTTCCCCAGTGCAGCACAG ATGGGCTCTGGTgttcacagcagcacagcagccgTTTCCTCTGCACCTGCAGACCTTCAGTCTGCCTCCTCCCAGCCTCCCTTTCCTAACACGCCACAA GCCCAGCAGAGCGCTTCAGGAGCTGCAGCTTCAAACTCCCACAGTACAGCCGCTTCCTCCGACCCACCCAAAGCAACATTCCCCGCCTACACCCagccctctgtctcctcttcctcttccacttCTTCTTCTAATCCCTCTAGCAGCACTGTGGCCAAACCCCCAGCCACAGTGACCAGTAAGCCTGCCACCCTCACCACCACGAGTGCAACTAGTAAGTTGATCCACCCTGATGAGGATATCTCACTG gaggagatgaaggcTCAGTTGCCCCGTTACCAGCGTTTAATACCCAGGCCGGGTCAGGCCCATGCGGCTGCTCCCCCAGTGGCAGCTGTGGGCAGCATAATGCCCCCGCAGCAAGGCATGCCACCGCAGCAGCCTGGCATGAGGCATCCCATGCATG gTCAGTATGGTGCTCCTCCTCAGGGCATGCCAGGCTACATGCCAGGAGGGATGCCTCCATATGGGCAGGGTCCTCCTATGGTGCCCCCTTATCAGGGAGGCCCTCCCATGGGCATGAGGCCGCCTGTCATGTCTCCGGCTGGACGCTACTGA
- the cd7al gene encoding cd7 antigen-like has protein sequence MTGILNLACLWTLFITQTGFVRSDIQFLERHEGESVVLPCVVEQTNPSPFGVHLKRSWLQTGKVLYVHTGDEPSMFNNGDKDRISVSGDPGSYSLNATISQLRVSDTDRYHCEFYVNRVSAEDEQIRGKTEFFLLVTADTPGSLDIGLVETCAGGSAVLTCVPPSGDGFALEGVSLKRKRGQAPVEMLYHSKHHHGISPPSSSPSQFSAERVQLSSLPSPGGITYSLTLQQLQPDDSALYSCQLLVPGRPDTMTSLGRRVFFVSVQDGQCGCSSYSTLLYALSSAVAILLLLILIGFVVMYKGKARRRVESHPQVPIYEEMAGVQPLGRKLGPRHREEMETSEYTNCIVKKSCPENHYESPSGALYPST, from the exons ATGACTGGGATCCTAAATCTGGCCTGTTTGTGGACTCTGTTCATCACACAAACTGGTTTTG TACGCAGTGACATTCAGTTCTTGGAGAGGCATGAGGGCGAGTCTGTGGTTCTACCCTGTGTGGTTGAGCAGACGAACCCCTCGCCCTTTGGTGTTCACCTGAAGCGCAGCTGGCTGCAAACAGGCAAGGTGTTGTACGTGCACACTGGGGATGAACCCTCTATGTTCAACAATGGCGACAAAGACCGCATCAGTGTCAGTGGAGACCCGGGCAGCTACTCTCTGAATGCCACCATCTCTCAGCTGAGAGTCAGTGACACAGACCGCTACCACTGTGAGTTTTACGTGAACAGAGTCTCTGCTGAAGATGAACAGATACGTGGGAAGACTGAATTCTTCCTCCTCGTTACTGCCG ATACCCCCGGGTCGTTGGACATAGGGTTGGTAGAGACTTGTGCTGGGGGCTCAGCCGTGCTCACCTGTGTCCCCCCGAGTGGGGACGGCTTTGCCTTGGAGGGGGTGAGTCTGAAGCGGAAGAGGGGCCAGGCTCCTGTGGAGATGTTGTACCACTCAAAGCATCACCACGGCATCagccctccttcctcctccccctcccagTTCTCTGCTGAGAGGGTCCAGCTGTCGTCGCTACCCAGCCCTGGCGGCATCACCTACAGCCTcaccctgcagcagctgcagccggACGACAGCGCCCTGTACAGCTGCCAGCTGCTCGTGCCTGGCAGGCCCGACACCATGACCAGTCTAGGGAGACGAGtgttctttgtctctgtgcaaG ACGGTCAGTGCGGCTGCTCCAGCTACTCCACCCTGCTGTACGCCCTTTCCTCAGCTGTAgccattctcctcctcctcatcctcatcgGATTTGTGGTGATGTATAAA GGCAAAGCACGCCGCAGAGTTGAGTCACATCCTCAGGTTCCTATTTACGAGGAGATGGCCGGTGTGCAGCCTCTCGGCCGAAAACTGGGCCCTCGCCATCGGGAGGAAATGGAGACTTCCGAGTACACAAACTGCATTGTGAAGAAATCCTGTCCTGAAAACCATTATGAAAGCCCGAGTGGGGCCCTCTATCCAAGTACTTAA